From the genome of Aspergillus chevalieri M1 DNA, chromosome 8, nearly complete sequence, one region includes:
- the SED1 gene encoding S53 family peptidase (COG:O;~EggNog:ENOG410PHFF;~InterPro:IPR036852,IPR015366,IPR030400;~MEROPS:MER0005329;~PFAM:PF09286;~SECRETED:SignalP(1-17);~go_function: GO:0004252 - serine-type endopeptidase activity [Evidence IEA];~go_function: GO:0008236 - serine-type peptidase activity [Evidence IEA];~go_process: GO:0006508 - proteolysis [Evidence IEA]) has translation MKSSLLLLGAMAAHVLAAPASSSHNYVVHERRDALPASWSEERRLDRSASLPMRIGLTQSNLDRGHDLLMEVSHPGSSRYGQYYTAEEIHDLFAPSKETVDSVRDWLENMGIAGHRISQSTNKQWLQFDADAEEVESLLNTEYYVYEHQETGKNHVACREYHVPKHVQRHIDFIKPGVNLLEVRGVKRANETEESGLQKRTGLLPPILRTLGLPLAELLGNLLGLCDVAITPPCIEAMYNMTKGDKATKGNELGIFEDLGDIYNQDDLDLFFSSVYPTIPDGTHPELKAIDGAKAPSNSSLTAGAESNLDFQISYPIIWPQNSILFQTDDLVYEKNYTYDGFLNNFLDAIDGSYCSEKSDLDPPYPHNVDGGYKGKLQCGVYKPTNVISISYGGTEASLPISYQRRQCHEFMKLGMQGVSVVVASGDSGVEGRGGDPRPSNCMGDDDKVFAPDFPATCPYLTTTGGTYLPPLADPKKDQEEAVTKFPSGGGFSNIYKRADYQKKAVEDYFSKYDPGHKYYESVDNSSFGANGGIYNRAGRAYPDVAAVADNVLVFSGGLPSLVSGTSAAAPVFAAMLTRINEERLAKGKSTVGFVNPLLYENPDVFNDIVKGDNSGCGVTAFKAVPGWDPVTGLGTPNYPKLLDLFMDQP, from the exons ATGAAgtcttctcttctccttctgggCGCCATGGCCGCCCACGTGCTGGCTGcccctgcttcttcttcccacaATTACGTTGTTCATGAACGCCGGGATGCGTTGCCTGCCTCGTGGAGCGAGGAAAGAAGGCTGGACCGATCCGCCAGCCTGCCAATGCGTATCGGTCTGACCCAGTCTAACTTGGACCGCGGTCATGATCTCCTCATGGAGGTTTCGCACCCCGGTTCGTCGCGGTACGGACAGTACTACACCGCCGAGGAGATCCATGATCTCTTCGCCCCGTCCAAGGAGACAGTGGACAGCGTCCGTGACTGGTTGGAGAACATGGGTATTGCGGGACACCGGATCTCGCAGTCCACGAACAAGCAATGGTTGCAGTTTGATGCTGATGCCGAGGAGGTGGAATCCTTGCTGAACACCGAGTACTACGTCTACGAGCACCAGGAGACTGGCAAGAATCATGTTGCGTGCCGCga GTACCACGTCCCCAAGCATGTGCAACGCCACATTGACTTCATCAAGCCCGGTGTTAATCTGCTGGAGGTCAGGGGCGTGAAGCGGGCCAACGAGACCGAAGAATCCGGCCTCCAGAAGCGCACGGGTCTCTTGCCCCCGATTCTGCGCACCTTGGGACTGCCTCTGGCGGAACTACTCGGCAACCTCCTGGGTCTCTGTGATGTGGCCATCACCCCGCCGTGTATCGAGGCCATGTACAACATGACCAAGGGTGACAAGGCTACCAAGGGTAACGAGCTCGGTATCTTTGAAGACCTGGGCGACATTTACAACCAGGATGACCTGGACTTGTTCTTCTCGAGTGTCTATCC CACCATTCCCGATGGCACTCACCCCGAGCTCAAGGCCATTGACGGCGCCAAGGCTCCCTCCAACAGCTCGCTCACTGCCGGCGCCGAGTCCAACCTGGACTTCCAGATCTCGTACCCCATTATCTGGCCGCAGAACTCGATTCTGTTCCAGACTGACGACCTCGTCTACGAGAAGAACTACACCTACGACGGCTTCCTGAACAACTTCCTCGACGCCATCGACGGCTCCTATTGCTCGGAGAAATCCGACCTGGATCCGCCGTACCCGCACAACGTCGACGGCGGCTACAAGGGCAAGCTGCAATGCGGTGTCTACAAACCCACCAACGTCATCTCCATATCTTACGGTGGCACTGAGGCCTCTCTGCCCATCTCCTACCAGCGCCGCCAGTGCCACGAGTTCATGAAGCTCGGTATGCAGGGTGTCTCTGTCGTGGTTGCCTCGGGTGACTCCGGTGTCGAAGGCCGCGGCGGCGACCCCAGACCCAGCAACTGCATGGGTGACGACGACAAGGTCTTCGCTCCCGACTTCCCCGCTACCTGCCCCTacctcaccaccaccggTGGTACCTACCTGCCCCCTTTGGCCGACCCCAAGAAGGACCAGGAAGAGGCAGTGACCAAGTTCCCATCCGGTGGTGGCTTCAGTAACATCTACAAGCGCGCCGACTACCAGAAGAAGGCCGTCGAGGACTACTTCTCTAAGTACGACCCCGGCCACAAGTACTACGAGTCCGTCGACAACAGCTCCTTCGGCGCCAACGGCGGTATCTACAACCGTGCTGGCCGTGCGTACCCTGACGTTGCTGCTGTCGCTGACAACGTCCTTGTTTTCTCTGGCGGTCTTCCGTCCCTCGTCAGTGGTACTTCTGCCGCGGCGCCCGTGTTCGCGGCCATGCTCACCCGTATCAACGAGGAGCGGTTGGCCAAGGGCAAGTCGACGGTTGGCTTCGTCAACCCTCTGCTGTATGAGAACCCCGATGTGTTTAACGACATCGTTAAGGGTGACAACTCAGGTTGCGGCGTGACTGCCTTCAAGGCAGTTCCTGGCTGGGACCCGGTTACTGGCCTGGGAACTCCCAACTATCCTAAGTTGTTGGACTTGTTCATGGACCAGCCATAA
- a CDS encoding MDR family NADP-dependent oxidoreductase (COG:S;~EggNog:ENOG410PM68;~InterPro:IPR041694,IPR013149,IPR036291,IPR011032, IPR020843;~PFAM:PF00107,PF16884;~go_function: GO:0016491 - oxidoreductase activity [Evidence IEA];~go_process: GO:0055114 - oxidation-reduction process [Evidence IEA]) encodes MQTREWTLTNKPTALPTISGPNPTFTLNTISLPTLQPGQVLIKPLYLSNDPGMRPWISANADPKRQYLPPIHEGEAMRTAAIVRVVESTSEKLPVDTLVFAFTEWRELSIRDEAECQPLAPIPGLDIAHFLGALGTPAITAYYGLKEIVKVQPGETVVISGAAGATGSMGVQIATKLLGCRVIGIAGTDDKCAWVRALGAEECINYRSESFEEDLIKATEDYVEVYFDNVGGAILDLMLTRLKRFGRIAACGTISTYNSTEQTYKHLFEIIQNRLSMHGFFAYDYLPHLPATTELLVQAWKDGKIILDDEMQTIVDAGFEDVPGVWLRLFEGNNTGKLCTKLV; translated from the exons ATGCAAACCCGCGAATGGACCCTCACCAACAAACCAACGGCCCTCCCAACCATCTCCGGCCCCAACCCCACCTTCACTTTGAACACCATCTCCCTCCCCACGCTGCAACCCGGCCAAGTCCTCATCAAACCGCTCTACCTCTCCAACGACCCGGGCATGCGCCCATGGATCTCCGCAAATGCAGACCCCAAGCGGCAATACCTACCACCGATCCATGAGGGCGAAGCGATGCGTACCGCCGCCATAGTACGGGTTGTCGAATCTACTTCCGAGAAACTCCCGGTAGATACTTTGGTATTCGCATTCACAGAATGGCGCGAGTTGAGCATCCGCGATGAAGCCGAGTGCCAGCCTCTCGCGCCCATTCCGGGCCTCGATATCGCACATTTCCTGGGTGCGTTGGGAACGCCTGCTATCACGGCGTACTATGGGCTTAAGGAGATTGTCAAGGTGCAGCCTGGAGAGACGGTTGTTATTTCCGGGGCTGCGGGTGCGACGGGAAGTATGGGGGTGCAGATTGCGACGAAGCTGCTTGGTTGTCGGGTTATTGGTATTGCGGGGACAGATGATAAATGTGCTTGGGTCAGGGCTCTTGGGGCGGAAGAGTGTATTAACTACCGCTCTGAATCGTTTGAGGAGGATCTCATCAAAGCAACGGAGGATTATGTTGAGGTTTATTTTG ACAACGTCGGCGGCGCCATCCTCGACCTCATGCTCACCCGGCTGAAGCGCTTTGGACGGATTGCTGCTTG CGGCACAATCTCAACCTACAACTCCACCGAGCAGACCTACAAGCATCTCTTC GAAATCATCCAAAACCGCCTGAGCATGCACGGATTCTTCGCCTATGACTACTTACCTCACCTCCCTGCGACTACGGAACTGCTCGTCCAGGCGTGGAAGGATGGCAAGATCATCCTGGATGACGAGATGCAGACCATTGTCGATGCGGGCTTTGAGGATGTCCCGGGTGTTTGGTTGAGGTTATTTGAGGGGAATAACACTGGGAAGTTATGCACTAAGCTGGTTTaa
- the akr1 gene encoding putative aldehyde reductase (AKR1) (COG:C;~EggNog:ENOG410PFVQ;~InterPro:IPR018170,IPR020471,IPR036812,IPR023210;~PFAM:PF00248;~go_function: GO:0016491 - oxidoreductase activity [Evidence IEA];~go_process: GO:0055114 - oxidation-reduction process [Evidence IEA]) — protein sequence MSLGRKVTLNSGVEIPQLGFGTWQSAPGQVGEAVYQALKAGYRHLDLAVVYQNQREVGEGLKRAFKDVPGLKREDIFITSKLWNSQHHPDDVEKALNDCLAELELDYLDLYLIHWPVAFKRGSELFPLAAENDCAIDNDISIVDTWKAMTKLPKEKARTIGVSNFSIDHLEALIQGTGVVPAVNQIERHPLLQSNALIRYCDQKKIHVTAYSAFGNNMIGEPLLITRDEVKEVAESASKRLGKTVSPSQVVLAWSQEGGHSVIPKSVTPHRIVENFQEIELTPEEIEKVSKIGETPRRYNIPYVANSPRWNINVFGEAEETPATYKVNVGVAA from the exons ATGTCTCTCGGAAGGAAGGTCACTCTCAACTCGGGCGTCGAGATCCC TCAACTGGGTTTCGGTACCTGGCAGTCCGCCCCTGGTCAGGTCGGCGAGGCTGTCTACCAGGCTCTCAAGGCCGGCTACCGTCACCTGGACTTGGCTGTCGTCTACCAGAACCAGCGCGAAGTCGGCGAGGGTCTGAAGCGTGCTTTCAAGGACGTTCCTGGCCTTAAACGCGAGGACATCTTCATC ACCTCCAAACTCTGGAACAGCCAGCACCACCCTGACGATGTCGAAAAGGCTCTGAACGACTGCCTCGCTGAACTCGAACTTGACTACCTTGAT CTCTACCTCATCCACTGGCCCGTGGCCTTCAAGCGCGGCTCCGAACTGTTCCCTCTCGCCGCCGAGAACGACTGCGCCATTGACAACGACATCTCCATTGTCGACACCTGGAAGGCCATGACCAAGCTCCCCAAGGAGAAGGCGCGCACCATTGGTGTCTCCAACTTTTCCATTGACCAC CTCGAGGCCCTCATCCAAGGCACTGGTGTCGTCCCCGCCGTCAACCAGATCGAGCGTCACCCTCTCCTCCAGTCCAACGCTCTGATCAGGTACTGCGACCAAAAGAAAATCCACGTCACTGCCTACTCG GCCTTCGGCAACAACATGATCGGCGAACCCCTCCTCATTACCCGCGACGAAGTCAAGGAAGTCGCCGAGAGCGCCTCCAAGCGTCTGGGAAAGACCGTCTCCCCCTCGCAGGTGGTCCTGGCCTGGTCGCAGGAAGGCGGCCACAGCGTCATCCCCAAGTCCGTCACGCCGCACCGCATCGTCGAGAACTTCCAGGAGATCGAGCTCACGCCcgaggagatcgagaagGTCAGCAAGATTGGCGAGACCCCACGTCGATACAACATTCCGTACGTTGCCAACTCGCCGCGGTGGAACATTAACGTCTTTGGCGAGGCGGAAGAGACCCCGGCTACCTACAAGGTTAATGTGGGTGTGGCGGCATAA
- a CDS encoding alpha/beta fold hydrolase (COG:S;~EggNog:ENOG410PNG3;~InterPro:IPR000073,IPR029058;~MEROPS:MER0000436), which yields MAEVAPQFKNLSLSVDGVDLSVAVVQGPGDPTLAPIVCLHGFGSSKEDYYDFAHHSPFQNRPFLAYDAPGCGETECSDLSRISIPFLVRTAEAVLDRVGITTFHLIGHSMGGLTALYLAHKHPDRVRSFVDIEGNLAPEDCFLSRQIITHDDPQLHPEQFFHNFIQRTRRSPAFPMRCTRRICGTRCVPGRCGVSLVPW from the coding sequence ATGGCCGAAGTGGCTCCCCAGTTCAAGAATCTTTCCCTCTCCGTTGACGGGGTTGATCTGTCCGTCGCGGTCGTTCAAGGGCCCGGGGACCCTACATTGGCACCCATTGTATGCCTCCATGGCTTTGGGTCAAGCAAAGAGGACTACTACGACTTCGCCCACCACTCTCCCTTCCAGAACCGTCCCTTTCTGGCCTACGATGCCCCAGGTTGTGGAGAGACCGAGTGCTCCGACCTGTCACGCATCTCGATCCCTTTCCTAGTCCGCACCGCCGAAGCCGTTCTCGACCGTGTGGGCATCACCACCTTCCACCTGATTGGCCATTCCATGGGCGGTTTGACAGCGCTGTATCTCGCGCATAAACATCCGGACCGGGTGCGCAGCTTTGTGGATATCGAGGGCAACCTGGCACCGGAGGACTGCTTCCTCAGTCGACAGATTATCACGCACGACGATCCGCAGCTGCACCCTGAACAATTCTTCCACAACTTCATCCAACGCACCCGACGGTCCCCTGCGTTTCCAATGCGTTGTACGCGTCGAATCTGCGGCACAAGGTGCGTCCCGGGGCGGTGCGGGGTATCTTTAGTTCCATGGTGA
- a CDS encoding uncharacterized protein (COG:E;~EggNog:ENOG410PHHD;~InterPro:IPR013057;~PFAM:PF01490;~TransMembrane:13 (i19-35o55-78i147-166o172-192i221-245o251-271i278-302o322-343i355-376o396-415i436-457o469-490i502-524o)), translating into MENAVSSILRAYQRQTREYYWNNVAFILTLSASPARSHCKEPYRDRRQPLVKHGVFFLSPSFLCSFLLLCRFLLLLFISCFSPWRGNPIFNCTIMSVDPVTPAEYPPWHDQDEEKDLKEHFDPTAQDAFGNEEEAEVKYKVLSWWQCGLLMVAETISLGVLSLPAAVATLGLVPALIILVGIGVIATYTGYLMGQFKLRYPFVTSMADAGEVLMGRFGREFLGIAQLLFIIFFMASHLVTFSVAFNVLTDHGTCTIVFGVVGLIISLICSLPRTLNNVSWLSMASFTSITAAVIICMVSLGVQHPGGMPIKAVVQSDLVTAFSAVTNIIFAYIGHVAYFGIMAELKDPRDFTKALSLLQVLDIIIYIIVAAVTYNYAGDGVSSPALGSTSPIMQKVAYGIALPTIIIAGVVFCHVGCKYIYLRIFAGSDRMHKRDFVATGSWVAINLIMWVIAWIIAEAVPVFDSLLSLISSIFGSWFSFGLPAFFWLYMNRGEYTASWKKMILTVLNLGCVGIAGLICGLGLYTSGKSIHDNPSSDSFSCKNNS; encoded by the exons ATGGAAAACGCCGTTTCTAGCATTCTCCGGGCTTATCAGAGGCAAACTCGTGAATACTATTGGAATAACGTCGCATTTATCTTAACTTTATCAGCATCACCGGCCCGGTCCCACTGCAAAGAACCGTACCGTGACCGACGCCAGCCGTTGGTGAAACATGGcgttttcttcctctctccttcttttctctgttctttccttcttctctgccGGTTTCTCTTACTCTTATTTATTTCTTGCTTTTCCCCGTGGAGAGGTAACCCCATATTCAATTGCACCATCATGTCCGTCGACCCCGTTACCCCGGCCGAATACCCTCCCTGGCACGAccaagatgaagaaaaagattTGAAAGAACATTTCGATCCAACGGCGCAGGACGCCTTTGGCAATGAAGAGGAGGCTGAAGTTAAATACAAGGTGTTGTCGTGGTG GCAATGTGGACTAC TTATGGTTGCCGAGACCATCTCGCTGGGTGTATTATCCCTGCCAGCGGCTGTGGCTACGCTCGGTTTGGTTCC AGCGTTGATTATCCTCGTCGGAATCGGTGTTATCGCGACATATACCGGCTACCTCATGGGGCAGTTTAAGTTGAGATACCCATTCGTCACCAGCATGGCGGATGCGGGAGAGGTCCTCATGGGCCGGTTCGGCCGGGAGTTCCTCGGTATCGCCCAGctgctcttcattatctTTTTCATGGCCAGTCACTTGGTCACCTTTTCCGTCGCCTTTAACGTCCTGACCGACCACGGCACGTGCACTATCGTTTTTGGCGTGGTCGGCCTGATCATCTCGTTGATCTGCTCCCTGCCGCGGACTCTGAACAACGTGTCATGGTTGTCCATGGCTTCCTTCACCAGTATCACTGCTGCTGTCATCATCTGTATGGTCAGCCTTGGCGTCCAACATCCCGGTGGCATGCCCATCAAGGCCGTTGTCCAGTCCGACCTGGTCACAGCCTTTTCCGCCGTCACCAACATTATTTTCGCATACA TCGGTCACGTCGCGTACTTCGGTATCATGGCTGAATTGAAGGACCCCCGCGACTTCACCAAAGCTCTCTCCCTCCTGCAGGTCCTTGACATTATCATCTACATCATCGTCGCCGCCGTGACCTACAACTATGCCGGTGATGGCGTCAGCTCGCCTGCCCTGGGCTCGACCAGTCCTATCATGCAAAAGGTCGCCTACGGAATTGCCCTGCCGACCATTATCATCGCGGGTGTCGTCTTCTGTCACGTTGGGTGCAAGTACATCTACCTGCGTATCTTCGCGGGAAGCGACCGGATGCACAAGCGGGACTTTGTCGCCACTGGATCGTGGGTTGCTATCAATTTGATTATGTGGGTTATTGCGTGGATTATTGCCGAGGCTGTGCCGGTGTTTGACAGCTTGTTGAGTTTGATC AGTTCGATCTTCGGAAGCTGGTTTAGTTTCGGTCTGCCCGCCTTTTTCTGGCTGTATATGAACCGCGGTGAATACACCGCCTCGTGGAAGAAAATGATTCTCACTGTACTCAACCTCGGTTGCGTTGGCATTGCCGGTCTCATT TGCGGGCTGGGTCTGTACACTTCTGGCAAGTCCATCCACGACAACCCTAGCAGTGACAGTTTCTCATGCAAGAATAACTCGTAA
- a CDS encoding putative GPI-anchored cell wall protein Pst1 (COG:S;~EggNog:ENOG410Q0IW;~InterPro:IPR036941;~SECRETED:SignalP(1-19);~TransMembrane:1 (n3-14c19/20o197-218i)), translating into MTLLMLFLAVLAVCQCVVADSCQNTTISSSSDTDLFVSCDKIEGTLTVSESFGGVLNLTEISQIQGDLIVTNVGGITKINLPALEKVEGTVTITDNEGLKNLTLSGLQSVSGALTVRGNNGLSYVNLQNLEDVEGGLGLVGGFSVSLPNINEVNGDTTIQGADMSCGVFDRLAADGVFTGSYSCTASSSGLSPGAKAGIAIAVILIVCIIAVAIWFFLRRRRAAAASVSENSDVEKTEYHIFSNTKSILRLPRKPFPPKQTSEAVPMLDGRMILEATPGERHERRPVYELDAGPQSSHQRPINHE; encoded by the exons ATGACGCTTTTGATGCTGTTCCTGGCCGTGCTGGCTGTGTGCCAGTGCGTCGTTGCTGATTCCT GCCAAAATACAACcatatcctcctcttccgatACAGACCTCTTCGTCTCCTGCGACAAAATCGAAGGCACCCTCACTGTCTCCGAATCTTTCGGCGGGGTCTTGAACCTCACCGAGATAAGCCAGATCCAAGGCGACTTAATCGTGACGAATGTCGGGGGGATAACGAAGATCAACCTGCCGGCTCTTGAGAAGGTCGAGGGCACGGTGACGATTACGGATAATGAGGGGTTGAAGAATTTGACGCTCTCCGGGTTGCAGAGTGTCAGTGGGGCGTTGACGGTCCGGGGGAATAATGGATTGAGCTATGTGAATCTACAGAATCTGGAAGATGTAGAGGGGGGCCTCGGCCTGGTCGGAGGATTCAG TGTCTCGCTCCCCAACATCAACGAAGTCAACGGCGACACTACAATCCAAGGCGCCGACATGTCCTGCGGCGTCTTCGACCGTCTCGCTGCAGATGGCGTATTCACCGGCTCCTACTCATGCACCGCATCAAGCTCAGGTCTAAGCCCAGGCGCAAAAGCCGGTATCGCCATTGCAGTCATTCTAATCGTCTGCATCATCGCCGTTGCTATTTGGTTTTTCCTACGGCGCCGACGCGCAGCGGCCGCCAGTGTAAGTGAAAACAGCGACGTCGAGAAAACAGAGTACCATATCTTCTCCAACACGAAATCGATACTACGCCTCCCCCGCAAACCATTCCCCCCGAAACAAACCTCCGAGGCTGTTCCCATGCTGGATGGAAGGATGATACTCGAAGCAACCCCCGGCGAGAGACATGAAAGACGGCCGGTTTACGAATTAGATGCCGGACCACAGAGTTCGCATCAGCGACCGATTAATCATGAATGA